The following are encoded together in the Populus trichocarpa isolate Nisqually-1 chromosome 5, P.trichocarpa_v4.1, whole genome shotgun sequence genome:
- the LOC7460927 gene encoding uncharacterized protein LOC7460927 isoform X2 has protein sequence MTGGRCHRRKKMMGRGPDGGCGTGERSCRPISRVPASNSLMKESEIPQPKVKKSNPLEVDFFSQAHKVLSVRSPFDAAENASGSGVSSFPSASTLPSRLASLLRQSNGSRKRHKRSHSGADKKSSSRPSDGSKRGNIWVETEDYFRELTLPDIDDLFELSSLFNSLGYSKCFYIPYIGNEKTERIETIVTNVKTGENVNGKFEESETNEQTDTRANVENANGNFEMDCMGGNGNGLVLKDEVNQEDEQLMEIDVVTQSDGAVCLPQEKAKTCSVSDLSSSVEWLLGCRNRDILTSEKPSKKRKLLGSDAGLEKVLVGCPCEGNLPLCDFCCKSEMGNDSNRLIICSSCKVAVHPKCYGVQGDVSESWLCSWCKQKSDGNDLAKQSCVLCPKQGGALKPVDVDNGKSVLDFVHLFCSQWMPEVYIEDLAKMEPIMNVSGIKETRRKLVCNVCKVKCGTCVRCSHGTCRTAFHPICAREARHRMEVWGKYGTDNVELRAFCSKHTELPNDRDTHQLGEAFVPASHDCSVASHNPSTLQMDKQRKLNIGQNGDKLAVHTETSDTNSGKPGDGELWEIGLFDSRSNAEPLSESGDVDKLIDIGIFERGGYEGASTDSRNLLLILKKLIDQGKVNAEELAMEIGMSPDLINSTLAEVNLVPDFQSKLVKWFQNHVYVASQRKYLKVKLKSMILPKAEIVTADHSDGITISETDITDAVAVKSVPPRRRTKSNFRVLRDNGVICSQEEIFSDNSMLMEDMKVVSQLRGEEPEKSSEASFPDVSEKIADAFQDSSVVHLPKSEGGSLSEKIKPVHAAIPEKSNSINTDGGVPLYSDVNLVIPNFIKPEEYSNFYVHSCVHEKLSQIQIGMLLQKGISELEGSKDREISHLEASCNPSVFCNHQNKHSKCNDLICNSSEVNLEQLAKAKKLGILKLSPVDEVEGEIIYFQKRLLGNAVARKHFTDNLISKVARHLPQEMDAARGKSWDEVLVSQYLCDVREAKKRGRKERRHKEAQAVLAAATAAAAASSRSSSFRKDAFDESACQEKYNTASVRAGISSLLTRRPKEMLSRVAIPRISLEKYSDFVQSVSGFSKDHPRSCDICRRFETILNHILVCSGCKVEVHLDCYRCGKESNGPWHCELCEELLSSRCSGAPVNFWDRANSAECGLCGGITGAFRKSTDGRWVHAFCAEWVFEPTFRRGQVNPVEGMETIAKEINICCVCRHRHGVCIKCNAGHCQTTFHPTCARSAGFYMNVKTLNGKMQHMAYCEKHSLEQKAKTGTQKHGEEEIKSMRQVRGQLERLRLLCERIVRREKIKRELVLCSHSILACKRDQVARSVLVSSPFFPTDVSSESATTSLKGNTDGYKSFGDAVQRSDDVTVDSTISVKHRIKVTLTMDTDQKTDDSSTSQSHFTPKPSERMPFAGKQIPQRPSSASYSILEEGEWSSKSKHYETFEKELVMTSDEASMKNQKLPKGYFYIPVDCLPKEKQINQDACSGEPLEHDR, from the exons ATGACCGGAGGCCGATGCCACCGGCGAAAGAAGATGATGGGTAGGGGTCCTGACGGAGGTTGCGGCACTGGCGAGAGGTCTTGCCGTCCAATTTCTAGGGTTCCGGCATCCAATTCCCTCATGAAGGAGTCTGAAATACCTCAACCAAAAGTAAAGAAATCGAATCCACTCGAGGTTGATTTCTTCTCCCAAGCTCACAAGGTCTTAAGCGTGCGCTCGCCATTTGATGCTGCAGAGAATGCGTCTGGTTCTGGTGTTTCGAGTTTTCCAAGTGCGTCTACTTTGCCAAGCAGGTTGGCTAGTTTGTTGAGGCAATCAAATGGGAGCAGAAAGAGACATAAAAGGTCTCATTCTGGAGCGGATAAGAAGTCTTCTTCGAGGCCAAGTGACGGGTCTAAAAGAGGGAATATTTGGGTTGAGACTGAAGATTACTTTAGGGAATTGACATTGCCTGAtattgatgatttgtttgagttatcttctttatttaattctttaggTTATAGTAAGTGTTTTTACATTCCATATATTGGAAATGAGAAAACTGAGAGAATCGAGACCATTGTGACAAATGTGAAAACTGGGGAAAATGTGAATGGGAAGTTTGAAGAAAGCGAGACTAATGAACAAACCGACACAAGGGCCAATGTGGAGAATGCAAATGGTAACTTTGAAATGGATTGTATGGGTGGAAATGGAAATGGACTCGTCTTGAAAGACGAAGTCAATCAAGAGGATGAGCAGTTAATGGAAATCGACGTTGTGACTCAAAGTGATGGAGCTGTGTGTTTGCCCCAGGAGAAAGCAAAGACGTGCTCTGTTTCTGATTTGTCTAGCAGTGTAGAGTGGCTTTTAGGTTGTAGAAATAGGGATATATTGACCTCTGAAAAGCCTTCCAAGAAGCGGAAACTTTTAGGCAGTGATGCAGGGTTGGAGAAGGTTTTGGTTGGTTGTCCTTGTGAAGGAAACTTGCCATTATGTGATTTTTGCTGCAAGAGCGAGATGGGTAATGATTCAAACCGGTTGATTATTTGCTCTTCTTGCAAGGTTGCTGTTCATCCTAAGTGTTACGGTGTGCAAGGAGATGTAAGCGAGTCGTGGTTGTGTTCCTGGTGCAAGCAGAAGAGTGATGGCAATGATTTAGCGAAGCAGTCTTGTGTACTTTGTCCGAAGCAGGGTGGTGCTTTGAAACCTGTTGATGTAGACAATGGTAAGTCTGTTCTGGATTTTGTGCACTTGTTTTGTTCCCAGTGGATGCCTGAGGTCTATATAGAGGATTTAGCAAAGATGGAGCCAATTATGAATGTGAGTGGAATTAAGGAAACCCGAAGAAAATTAGTGTGTAATGTATGCAAGGTGAAGTGTGGTACCTGTGTTCGGTGCAGTCATG GAACTTGTAGAACTGCTTTCCATCCTATATGTGCAAGGGAAGCAAGACATAGGATGGAGGTCTGGGGGAAATATGGTACTGATAAT GTTGAATTACGAGCCTTTTGCTCAAAGCACACTGAACTCCCTAATGATAGGGATACCCATCAATTAGGAGAGGCTTTTGTGCCTGCCAGCCATGACTGCTCTGTTGCCAGCCATAATCCATCAACGTTGCAAATGGACAAACAGCGTAAGTTAAATATTGGCCAAAATGGAGACAAACTTGCAGTCCACACAGAAACTTCTGATACTAATTCTGGTAAACCTGGTGATGGTGAGTTATGGGAAATAGGATTGTTTGATTCCAGATCAAATGCTGAACCTTTGTCAGAATCTGGGGACGTGGACAAACTCATTGATATAGGGATATTTGAGAGAGGTGGCTATGAGGGTGCTAGCACTGACTCCCGAAATCTTTTGCTGATTTTGAAGAAG TTAATTGACCAAGGAAAAGTCAATGCTGAAGAGTTGGCAATGGAAATTGGCATGTCACCTGATTTGATAAATTCAACATTGGCT GAAGTTAATTTGGTCCCTGATTTTCAGTCCAAATTAGTCAAGTGGTTTCAGAATCATGTTTATGTGGCCAGTCAACGTAAATATTTGAAAGTTAAACTAAAATCCATGATTTTACCAAAGGCTGAGATTGTAACAGCAGACCATTCTGATGGTATAACTATATCTGAGACTGATATTACAGATGCTGTTGCTGTTAAATCAGTTCCCCCTCGGAGAAGAACCAAAAGTAACTTTAGAGTTTTGAGGGATAACGGAGTAATTTGCTCACAAGAGGAAATTTTTAGTGACAACAGTATGCTAATGGAAGATATGAAAGTTGTCAGTCAGCTGAGAGGTGAAGAACCTGAAAAATCTAGTGAAGCATCCTTCCCTGATGTATCTGAAAAG ATCGCTGATGCGTTTCAAGACTCTTCAGTGGTGCATTTGCCTAAAAGTGAAG GTGGAAGCCTTTCTGAAAAAATCAAGCCAGTTCATGCAGCTATTCCAGAGAAGAGCAATTCAATTAACACAGATGGGGGAGTTCCTCTTTATTCAGATGTTAATTTAGTCATCCCTAATTTCat AAAACCAGAAGAATATTCTAATTTTTATGTCCATTCATGTGTCCATGAGAAGCTGTCACAGATACAAATTGGAATGCTTTTACAGAAAGGAATTTCTGAACTTGAAG GTTCAAAAGACAGAGAAATCTCTCATTTGGAGGCCTCTTGCAATCCCAGTGTCTTCTGTAATCATCAGAATAAACACTCAAAATGCAATGACTTGATCTGTAATTCAAGTGAAGTAAATTTAGAGCAGTTGGCTAAGGCTAAGAAACTGGGAATTCTCAAACTGTCTCCAGTGGATGAAGTGGAAggagaaattatttattttcagaagAGGCTACTTGGCAATGCAGTTGCAAGGAAGCACTTCACTG ATAATTTAATATCTAAGGTTGCCAGGCATCTACCCCAGGAGATGGATGCAGCTAGGGGGAAAAGTTGGGATGAAGTGCTTGTTAGCCAATATCTTTGTGATGTTAGAGAAGCAAAGAAGCGGGGCAGGAAAGAAAGAAGGCACAAGGAAGCCCAGGCTGTTCTAGCTGCTGCaactgcagcagcagcagcttcttCTCGGTCTTCATCATTTAGGAAAGATGCCTTTGATGAATCTGCTTGTCAGGAG AAATATAACACTGCTAGTGTGAGGGCTGGCATTTCTTCTCTGTTGACGCGACGTCCAAAAGAAATGCTTTCAAGGGTGGCTATTCCAAGGATTTCATTAGAGAAGTACTCTGATTTTGTTCAGTCAGTTTCAGGTTTTTCTAAAGATCATCCTAGATCATGTGACATATGCAGACGATTTGAGACAATACTGAACCACATCCTAGTCTGCTCTGGCTGCAAG GTTGAGGTTCACTTGGATTGCTATCGTTGTGGGAAGGAATCTAATGGTCCATGGCATTGTGAATTATGTGAAGAATTATTGTCATCTAGATGCTCTGGAGCTCCTGTCAATTTCTGGGACAGGGCAAATAGTGCGGAATGTGGTTTATGTGGTGGTATTACTGGTGCTTTCAGGAAATCTACTGATGGTAGATGGGTTCATGCCTTTTGTGCAGAG tGGGTCTTTGAACCAACATTCAGAAGGGGACAAGTAAATCCTGTTGAAGGAATG GAAACGATTGCAAAGGAGATTAACATTTGTTGTGTCTGCCGTCATAGACATGGTGTCTGCATAAAA TGTAACGCTGGTCACTGTCAGACCACATTTCATCCAACTTGCGCTAGAAGTGCGGGTTTTTACATGAATGTTAAGACTCTTAATGGCAAGATGCAGCACATGGCATATTGTGAAAAGCATAGCTTGGAGCAGAAGGCAAAG ACTGGAACTCAAAAACATGGAGAAGAGGAGATAAAGAGCATGAGGCAAGTCAGG gGTCAACTGGAGAGATTGCGTCTTCTTTGTGAAAGAATTGTTAGACgtgaaaaaataaag CGGGAGTTGGTTTTATGCTCACACAGCATACTTGCTTGCAAACGAGACCAAGTTGCTCGATCGGTGCTTGTTAGCAGTCCCTTTTTCCCTACAGATGTTAGTTCAGAATCAGCTACAACATCCCTCAAAGGGAATACAGATGGGTACAAGTCATTTGGTGATGCTGTCCAAAGGTCAGATGATGTCACAGTAGACAGCACCATTTCTGTCAAGCACAGAATTAAGGTGACTTTGACCATGGACACTGACCAAAAGACAGATGACAGCTCCACATCTCAAAGTCATTTTACTCCAAAACCTTCAGAGAGGATGCCTTTTGCTGGGAAGCAAATACCTCAAAGACCTTCTTCTGCATCTTATAGTATTTTGGAAGAGGGAGAATGGAGCTCAAAATCAAAG CATTATGAGACTTTTGAGAAAGAGTTGGTAATGACTTCAGATGAAGCATCGATGAAGAACCAGAAATTACCTAAAGGATATTTCTATATTCCTGTTGATTGCCTTCCAAAGGAGAAGCAGATCAATCAGGATGCTTGTTCTGGTGAACCCTTGGAACATGATAGGTAG
- the LOC7460927 gene encoding uncharacterized protein LOC7460927 isoform X7, whose product MTGGRCHRRKKMMGRGPDGGCGTGERSCRPISRVPASNSLMKESEIPQPKVKKSNPLEVDFFSQAHKVLSVRSPFDAAENASGSGVSSFPSASTLPSRLASLLRQSNGSRKRHKRSHSGADKKSSSRPSDGSKRGNIWVETEDYFRELTLPDIDDLFELSSLFNSLGYSKCFYIPYIGNEKTERIETIVTNVKTGENVNGKFEESETNEQTDTRANVENANGNFEMDCMGGNGNGLVLKDEVNQEDEQLMEIDVVTQSDGAVCLPQEKAKTCSVSDLSSSVEWLLGCRNRDILTSEKPSKKRKLLGSDAGLEKVLVGCPCEGNLPLCDFCCKSEMGNDSNRLIICSSCKVAVHPKCYGVQGDVSESWLCSWCKQKSDGNDLAKQSCVLCPKQGGALKPVDVDNGTCRTAFHPICAREARHRMEVWGKYGTDNVELRAFCSKHTELPNDRDTHQLGEAFVPASHDCSVASHNPSTLQMDKQRKLNIGQNGDKLAVHTETSDTNSGKPGDGELWEIGLFDSRSNAEPLSESGDVDKLIDIGIFERGGYEGASTDSRNLLLILKKLIDQGKVNAEELAMEIGMSPDLINSTLAEVNLVPDFQSKLVKWFQNHVYVASQRKYLKVKLKSMILPKAEIVTADHSDGITISETDITDAVAVKSVPPRRRTKSNFRVLRDNGVICSQEEIFSDNSMLMEDMKVVSQLRGEEPEKSSEASFPDVSEKIADAFQDSSVVHLPKSEGSSDNVSGGSLSEKIKPVHAAIPEKSNSINTDGGVPLYSDVNLVIPNFIKPEEYSNFYVHSCVHEKLSQIQIGMLLQKGISELEGSKDREISHLEASCNPSVFCNHQNKHSKCNDLICNSSEVNLEQLAKAKKLGILKLSPVDEVEGEIIYFQKRLLGNAVARKHFTDNLISKVARHLPQEMDAARGKSWDEVLVSQYLCDVREAKKRGRKERRHKEAQAVLAAATAAAAASSRSSSFRKDAFDESACQEKYNTASVRAGISSLLTRRPKEMLSRVAIPRISLEKYSDFVQSVSGFSKDHPRSCDICRRFETILNHILVCSGCKVEVHLDCYRCGKESNGPWHCELCEELLSSRCSGAPVNFWDRANSAECGLCGGITGAFRKSTDGRWVHAFCAEWVFEPTFRRGQVNPVEGMETIAKEINICCVCRHRHGVCIKCNAGHCQTTFHPTCARSAGFYMNVKTLNGKMQHMAYCEKHSLEQKAKTGTQKHGEEEIKSMRQVRGQLERLRLLCERIVRREKIKRELVLCSHSILACKRDQVARSVLVSSPFFPTDVSSESATTSLKGNTDGYKSFGDAVQRSDDVTVDSTISVKHRIKVTLTMDTDQKTDDSSTSQSHFTPKPSERMPFAGKQIPQRPSSASYSILEEGEWSSKSKHYETFEKELVMTSDEASMKNQKLPKGYFYIPVDCLPKEKQINQDACSGEPLEHDR is encoded by the exons ATGACCGGAGGCCGATGCCACCGGCGAAAGAAGATGATGGGTAGGGGTCCTGACGGAGGTTGCGGCACTGGCGAGAGGTCTTGCCGTCCAATTTCTAGGGTTCCGGCATCCAATTCCCTCATGAAGGAGTCTGAAATACCTCAACCAAAAGTAAAGAAATCGAATCCACTCGAGGTTGATTTCTTCTCCCAAGCTCACAAGGTCTTAAGCGTGCGCTCGCCATTTGATGCTGCAGAGAATGCGTCTGGTTCTGGTGTTTCGAGTTTTCCAAGTGCGTCTACTTTGCCAAGCAGGTTGGCTAGTTTGTTGAGGCAATCAAATGGGAGCAGAAAGAGACATAAAAGGTCTCATTCTGGAGCGGATAAGAAGTCTTCTTCGAGGCCAAGTGACGGGTCTAAAAGAGGGAATATTTGGGTTGAGACTGAAGATTACTTTAGGGAATTGACATTGCCTGAtattgatgatttgtttgagttatcttctttatttaattctttaggTTATAGTAAGTGTTTTTACATTCCATATATTGGAAATGAGAAAACTGAGAGAATCGAGACCATTGTGACAAATGTGAAAACTGGGGAAAATGTGAATGGGAAGTTTGAAGAAAGCGAGACTAATGAACAAACCGACACAAGGGCCAATGTGGAGAATGCAAATGGTAACTTTGAAATGGATTGTATGGGTGGAAATGGAAATGGACTCGTCTTGAAAGACGAAGTCAATCAAGAGGATGAGCAGTTAATGGAAATCGACGTTGTGACTCAAAGTGATGGAGCTGTGTGTTTGCCCCAGGAGAAAGCAAAGACGTGCTCTGTTTCTGATTTGTCTAGCAGTGTAGAGTGGCTTTTAGGTTGTAGAAATAGGGATATATTGACCTCTGAAAAGCCTTCCAAGAAGCGGAAACTTTTAGGCAGTGATGCAGGGTTGGAGAAGGTTTTGGTTGGTTGTCCTTGTGAAGGAAACTTGCCATTATGTGATTTTTGCTGCAAGAGCGAGATGGGTAATGATTCAAACCGGTTGATTATTTGCTCTTCTTGCAAGGTTGCTGTTCATCCTAAGTGTTACGGTGTGCAAGGAGATGTAAGCGAGTCGTGGTTGTGTTCCTGGTGCAAGCAGAAGAGTGATGGCAATGATTTAGCGAAGCAGTCTTGTGTACTTTGTCCGAAGCAGGGTGGTGCTTTGAAACCTGTTGATGTAGACAATG GAACTTGTAGAACTGCTTTCCATCCTATATGTGCAAGGGAAGCAAGACATAGGATGGAGGTCTGGGGGAAATATGGTACTGATAAT GTTGAATTACGAGCCTTTTGCTCAAAGCACACTGAACTCCCTAATGATAGGGATACCCATCAATTAGGAGAGGCTTTTGTGCCTGCCAGCCATGACTGCTCTGTTGCCAGCCATAATCCATCAACGTTGCAAATGGACAAACAGCGTAAGTTAAATATTGGCCAAAATGGAGACAAACTTGCAGTCCACACAGAAACTTCTGATACTAATTCTGGTAAACCTGGTGATGGTGAGTTATGGGAAATAGGATTGTTTGATTCCAGATCAAATGCTGAACCTTTGTCAGAATCTGGGGACGTGGACAAACTCATTGATATAGGGATATTTGAGAGAGGTGGCTATGAGGGTGCTAGCACTGACTCCCGAAATCTTTTGCTGATTTTGAAGAAG TTAATTGACCAAGGAAAAGTCAATGCTGAAGAGTTGGCAATGGAAATTGGCATGTCACCTGATTTGATAAATTCAACATTGGCT GAAGTTAATTTGGTCCCTGATTTTCAGTCCAAATTAGTCAAGTGGTTTCAGAATCATGTTTATGTGGCCAGTCAACGTAAATATTTGAAAGTTAAACTAAAATCCATGATTTTACCAAAGGCTGAGATTGTAACAGCAGACCATTCTGATGGTATAACTATATCTGAGACTGATATTACAGATGCTGTTGCTGTTAAATCAGTTCCCCCTCGGAGAAGAACCAAAAGTAACTTTAGAGTTTTGAGGGATAACGGAGTAATTTGCTCACAAGAGGAAATTTTTAGTGACAACAGTATGCTAATGGAAGATATGAAAGTTGTCAGTCAGCTGAGAGGTGAAGAACCTGAAAAATCTAGTGAAGCATCCTTCCCTGATGTATCTGAAAAG ATCGCTGATGCGTTTCAAGACTCTTCAGTGGTGCATTTGCCTAAAAGTGAAG GCAGTTCAGATAATGTCTCAGGTGGAAGCCTTTCTGAAAAAATCAAGCCAGTTCATGCAGCTATTCCAGAGAAGAGCAATTCAATTAACACAGATGGGGGAGTTCCTCTTTATTCAGATGTTAATTTAGTCATCCCTAATTTCat AAAACCAGAAGAATATTCTAATTTTTATGTCCATTCATGTGTCCATGAGAAGCTGTCACAGATACAAATTGGAATGCTTTTACAGAAAGGAATTTCTGAACTTGAAG GTTCAAAAGACAGAGAAATCTCTCATTTGGAGGCCTCTTGCAATCCCAGTGTCTTCTGTAATCATCAGAATAAACACTCAAAATGCAATGACTTGATCTGTAATTCAAGTGAAGTAAATTTAGAGCAGTTGGCTAAGGCTAAGAAACTGGGAATTCTCAAACTGTCTCCAGTGGATGAAGTGGAAggagaaattatttattttcagaagAGGCTACTTGGCAATGCAGTTGCAAGGAAGCACTTCACTG ATAATTTAATATCTAAGGTTGCCAGGCATCTACCCCAGGAGATGGATGCAGCTAGGGGGAAAAGTTGGGATGAAGTGCTTGTTAGCCAATATCTTTGTGATGTTAGAGAAGCAAAGAAGCGGGGCAGGAAAGAAAGAAGGCACAAGGAAGCCCAGGCTGTTCTAGCTGCTGCaactgcagcagcagcagcttcttCTCGGTCTTCATCATTTAGGAAAGATGCCTTTGATGAATCTGCTTGTCAGGAG AAATATAACACTGCTAGTGTGAGGGCTGGCATTTCTTCTCTGTTGACGCGACGTCCAAAAGAAATGCTTTCAAGGGTGGCTATTCCAAGGATTTCATTAGAGAAGTACTCTGATTTTGTTCAGTCAGTTTCAGGTTTTTCTAAAGATCATCCTAGATCATGTGACATATGCAGACGATTTGAGACAATACTGAACCACATCCTAGTCTGCTCTGGCTGCAAG GTTGAGGTTCACTTGGATTGCTATCGTTGTGGGAAGGAATCTAATGGTCCATGGCATTGTGAATTATGTGAAGAATTATTGTCATCTAGATGCTCTGGAGCTCCTGTCAATTTCTGGGACAGGGCAAATAGTGCGGAATGTGGTTTATGTGGTGGTATTACTGGTGCTTTCAGGAAATCTACTGATGGTAGATGGGTTCATGCCTTTTGTGCAGAG tGGGTCTTTGAACCAACATTCAGAAGGGGACAAGTAAATCCTGTTGAAGGAATG GAAACGATTGCAAAGGAGATTAACATTTGTTGTGTCTGCCGTCATAGACATGGTGTCTGCATAAAA TGTAACGCTGGTCACTGTCAGACCACATTTCATCCAACTTGCGCTAGAAGTGCGGGTTTTTACATGAATGTTAAGACTCTTAATGGCAAGATGCAGCACATGGCATATTGTGAAAAGCATAGCTTGGAGCAGAAGGCAAAG ACTGGAACTCAAAAACATGGAGAAGAGGAGATAAAGAGCATGAGGCAAGTCAGG gGTCAACTGGAGAGATTGCGTCTTCTTTGTGAAAGAATTGTTAGACgtgaaaaaataaag CGGGAGTTGGTTTTATGCTCACACAGCATACTTGCTTGCAAACGAGACCAAGTTGCTCGATCGGTGCTTGTTAGCAGTCCCTTTTTCCCTACAGATGTTAGTTCAGAATCAGCTACAACATCCCTCAAAGGGAATACAGATGGGTACAAGTCATTTGGTGATGCTGTCCAAAGGTCAGATGATGTCACAGTAGACAGCACCATTTCTGTCAAGCACAGAATTAAGGTGACTTTGACCATGGACACTGACCAAAAGACAGATGACAGCTCCACATCTCAAAGTCATTTTACTCCAAAACCTTCAGAGAGGATGCCTTTTGCTGGGAAGCAAATACCTCAAAGACCTTCTTCTGCATCTTATAGTATTTTGGAAGAGGGAGAATGGAGCTCAAAATCAAAG CATTATGAGACTTTTGAGAAAGAGTTGGTAATGACTTCAGATGAAGCATCGATGAAGAACCAGAAATTACCTAAAGGATATTTCTATATTCCTGTTGATTGCCTTCCAAAGGAGAAGCAGATCAATCAGGATGCTTGTTCTGGTGAACCCTTGGAACATGATAGGTAG